One window of Deltaproteobacteria bacterium RBG_16_64_85 genomic DNA carries:
- a CDS encoding adenine phosphoribosyltransferase, translating into MKALKKRIRNIQDFPQKGIQFKDITTLLSDPASFQRAIDLLAHRHFAKGVEAVVGVEARGFVMGAAMAYKLGIGVILVRKHGKLPYKTVSAIYDLEYGKDRLEIHEDAVRPGMRVIVADDVLATGGTMAAVVGLLERLGAEIVECCFLAELTGLKGRDKLKGQKVFSLLKFTE; encoded by the coding sequence ATGAAAGCGCTCAAAAAACGGATACGGAACATCCAGGACTTTCCCCAAAAGGGGATCCAGTTCAAGGACATCACGACGCTCTTGTCGGATCCCGCCTCGTTTCAGCGGGCCATCGATCTTTTGGCCCACCGGCATTTCGCCAAAGGCGTCGAAGCGGTCGTCGGCGTGGAAGCCAGGGGTTTCGTCATGGGGGCTGCGATGGCGTACAAGCTCGGCATCGGAGTCATCCTGGTGCGAAAGCATGGGAAGCTGCCCTACAAGACGGTCTCCGCTATCTATGACCTGGAATACGGCAAGGACCGGCTGGAGATCCACGAAGACGCCGTACGCCCGGGGATGCGGGTGATCGTGGCGGACGACGTCCTTGCCACCGGCGGGACAATGGCGGCCGTGGTGGGACTGCTGGAACGACTCGGGGCGGAAATCGTCGAGTGCTGCTTTCTCGCAGAGCTGACCGGCCTGAAAGGCAGGGACAAATTGAAAGGGCAGAAGGTGTTTTCCCTGCTAAAATTTACCGAATAG